GCTTGGTGTTCAATGTATTGAAGCAATCCAATATTAATATTTTTATCTGGCAGTACTTTTCCTTCCTTGTTTGCCAAATTTGTTTCCCGTTTATTTTTGATGGTGACTTTTTCTACTTTATCATCGCTCTTGCCGTTATTTTTAGATATAGAATCATCGCTATAACTGCAGCTATTAATTATTAAAATTATTGCAAAGCAAACAGATATTAAAATATATAACTTTTGTCTATAAAGCTTTGGCAATGTAATTTCCTCCTACAAAATACCTTACTATGTAAAATGATTTAATAGTTTCTATATTGAGCATTTAACTTCCTTTAATTATTGTTAACATTTTTTGAAAACTAGCACAATTGTACTTTTTTGCAAAAATACTGTACTAAAGTACAGTGTAAAAGTTACAGTTATAACGTTAAAATCAAAATATAGTTGAAAAATTTTAAAAAGGAAAAAGGTGAGATTATGGAAGAAAAGCTTGCAAAAAAACTAGCTATTTTTCTTGTGTTTTTGTTGCTTTTGTTTACTAATTCGTTTTTATTTGCTGATAATTCTTATCCTAATAATGACGGCGAAAAATGGCGAATAGGTTATGCTGAAGGAGAACCATTTGTGAATTTTGCTGGGACTTTTCATGGATTAGTTCAAGGGTTTGAAGAACATGGTTATATTAATGGTGTTGAACAAATGCCATATTCATCTGGTCAAGAAGATAGTAAGGTGATGTGGGAATGGTTGGTTTCCCATAATACCGGAAATCTTGAATTTGTAGAAGATGCTTATTATTCTTTTGGTGTGGAATCGGGCTCAGAAGAAGAGCTGTTAAATCGTCTAGAAAGCGAAGGCGATCTAGATCTTGTGATTACTATGGGAACTTATGCTGGACAAATTTTAGCAACTGATACTCATAGTGTACCTGTTATGGTATTTTCTACAACGAATGCAGTTGAAGCTAATATTATTGATTCTGCTAAAGATTCTGGGAAAGATCATATTTGGGCTCATATGGAACCTGACAGAGAAAAACGTTTGATTGAAGTGTTTAGTGACCTTTTTGATTTTGAAAAAATGGGCATTGTTTATGAGGATTCGGATTTAGCAAGAACTTATTCGGCTATAGATGAAATTGAAGCTACTGCATCTGAAAGAGGTTTTGAAATTATATATCGTCATGTTGATGAACCAGCAGATTCTGAAGATAGAGAGCGATACTATGAAGAACTGCAAGATGCCTATAACGAGCTAGCATACGAAATAGACGCATTTTATATTACAGTAGCTTCTATTGAAGCAAGTCGCTTGGAAGGGCTTTTGACCCCGTTTTATGAAAACAACATTCCTTCATTTTCTCAACTGGGTGGGGAAGAAGTAAGAGCTGGAGCAGTGGCTAGTGTGTCCCGAGATGATTTTTCTGAAATTGGTTTGTTCGGCAGTGATGCAATAATTAGAGTTTTAGAAGGGGAACTGCCTCGTGACCAAATCCAAACTTTTACCCTTACTCCCTTAATTTCGGTTAATTTAGAAGCAGCTGAGCGAGTTGATTATAGAGTCCCTTTCGAAGTATTACTGGTAGCAGATCAAGTTCACCAAACTATTAATTAATATAGAAAGGGGCTAAAAAAATGAATATTGATGAAAAACCAGTGAGCGAAAAATTATCCTTTGAAGTAGTTAACTTGGATAAAACATATTTGGAAAAGATAATTAAATTACAAAAACTGGTCATTGATTCTTTGGAAGACAAGGTTTTGTGTGTTTCTCTTTCAGAAGAAGAGTATTTGGATGCACTAGGTGATAAAGGTATTGTCGTAGGTGTTAAAAAAGGGGATAACCTGGTTGGAATTTATGTTGGCTTGTTTCCCGGGCAATCAATGGATAACCTTGGAAG
The Natranaerofaba carboxydovora genome window above contains:
- a CDS encoding ABC transporter substrate binding protein, which codes for MEEKLAKKLAIFLVFLLLLFTNSFLFADNSYPNNDGEKWRIGYAEGEPFVNFAGTFHGLVQGFEEHGYINGVEQMPYSSGQEDSKVMWEWLVSHNTGNLEFVEDAYYSFGVESGSEEELLNRLESEGDLDLVITMGTYAGQILATDTHSVPVMVFSTTNAVEANIIDSAKDSGKDHIWAHMEPDREKRLIEVFSDLFDFEKMGIVYEDSDLARTYSAIDEIEATASERGFEIIYRHVDEPADSEDRERYYEELQDAYNELAYEIDAFYITVASIEASRLEGLLTPFYENNIPSFSQLGGEEVRAGAVASVSRDDFSEIGLFGSDAIIRVLEGELPRDQIQTFTLTPLISVNLEAAERVDYRVPFEVLLVADQVHQTIN